The stretch of DNA TACTGGTGACACTGACAGGCGGAACCCTTGCTGCTGCATCTGCCCAGACTCTTAACTGCATTTACGACCGCGATATCGATTATGCAATGGAGCGCACCCGCCGCCGCCCGATTCCTTCCAGGCGAGTGCAGTCGAGCCATGCGCTGCTGTTTGCGATTGTGCTTGGCTGTCTATCTTTCACCCTCCTAGCAGTATGCGCTAACCTGCTGAGTGCGTTGTTGGCAATGTCCGGCATTGTCTTTTACATGGCCATCTACACTCATTTGCTGAAGCGCCACACCGCGCAAAATATTGTGATTGGCGGTGCAGCTGGAGCGATCCCCGCTTTAGTGGGTTGGGCAGCTGTTACTGGTTCTTTAAGCTGGGCAGCGTGGCTACTTTTTGCCATTGTATTTGTTTGGACACCTCCCCATTTCTGGGCGTTGGCGTTGATGATTCGCGATGACTACGCCAAAGTCGGCATCCCGATGCTGCCAGTTGTTGCGGGGGAAGTTGCTACCACCCGGCAAATCTGGATTTACACCTTAATTATGGTGCCGATGACACTGTTGTTAGTTTATCCTTTGGGCGCTTCTGGTGTAGTTTATGGCATTATTGCTGCTATCTTGGGAAGCGTTTTTATCAAGAAAGCTTGGGCATTATTGCAGGAACCTGAGAATAAACAATTGGCGCGATCGCTGTTTAAATTCTCCATCCTCTACATGATGTTGTTATGTACTGGGATAGTAATAGACAGCTTGCCGAAGACTCATCAACTAACAGCATTGGTAGCTAAAAATATACAGACGTTAATCAGCGCGATCGCATTTTAAAACGGCGATGTTTTTAATTGCGTCCAGACAAACAAAACCCGCGAAGGCGGGTTTTGTATTTATGAGCGATCGCTCTCTCCTCAGCAACTCTCTACCTGTAATGTGTAAACTAGGAAACGTAAAGTAACCAGGGGTGCGAATTATTCCTACATCAGCACAGCTATTCACTTGCTTCATCCTGAGTTATTGGGCAACAAAAATGTATCTGCCGATTTATATAATTAGGATAGATGAACCCACAGGAGGAGTATTCTTCCTAGCTGGAGAAGAGACAGAAATCCTGATTAATCGCAATGGACTATGGAAACTTTTATGATTAAACCAAATTTTGAGGCAATGAGCCGTAAAGAACTACTAGGCTACATACGAGAACATAGAGACGACGATGAAGCCTTCCGCATCTATATGGATAGGGTGACGGCTGAATCGACGACAGAGTGGTATCCGGCTCCCCAGTCAATAGATGACCTTAAGAATTTTCCTGAGTTGCTAGAAAAACATCGTCGAGAACGAAAAGAAAATCAGTAGTGCGATCGCGCTGTTCAGGGGGGAATGCGATTGCTTTCTCTTCCCTCTCCTCCTCAGCCGTTCGTTCATACTTCATTCCCTAGCAAACTTACTCAAATTCTCTTGTCGCCATTTTGCATCTAATTTACGATTTGTTCGCAACTCCAACACTCGGATTCCCTTACTTGGCAGCGGGTTTAATCGCTGCTTCAAATGCTCCCAAGAAGTAATTACTTCATGCTCCACATTGTATGTAGCACAAAGTCGAGCAAAATTAATATCTTGTGGCGTAGCAAAAAACTCTTCAAAAGGTGGTTCAAACTTAGAAATTGGCAGCATTTCAAAAATACCGCCGCCATTATTATTAATTAAAATAATTGTCAAATGCCCGATAAATTTATTTCTCAGTAAGAAACCATTCGTATCGTGCAACAAAGCTAGATCGCCCGTCAACATCACACTACTTTGATTTTGATGTGCAATTCCCAAAGCAGTTGATAAGGTGCCATCAATGCCATTTGCACCCCGGTTAAAAAATGGTTGAATTCCAGAATTGTTCGGTTTCCAGAAGAACTCCGCATCTCTTACAGGCATACTGTTAGAAATAAATATGGGCGTTTTTTGTGGTAGAAACTGCGAGAGTAACCAAGCAGTTTTTCCTTCAAAAAGCGTTTCCATGTTTGCCATTGTTTCGTCGATATTTTGTCTAACTTTGGCTTCAGCTTCACACCATAGATGAAGATATTCGGTTGGTAGAGACGCGATAAATTGCGTCTCTACAAGAGATTCTACAGATGTTCGTAAATGTGTTGTTTTGCCGTGTAGTGGATCTAAATTGTGGTCACTGGGGTCAATTATCCAGCGTTGTATTTTAGTATTGTCTAACCAGTTTCGCAGTTCTTTACTGGTGGGTAATTCTCCTATTTGAATTACCATCTTTGGTATTAGTTCTTTTGCTGATTGTTGATTTCGTAAGATTAGGTCATAGGTGGAAATTAAAGACGAATTGAGCTGGGCATAGTTTCTTAACGGGGATAGTGCTTCAGCTAATACAGGGAATTTTAAAGCTTGGGAAAGTTTTAAAACTGCATTACAATACTCTTTTGGAAATCTGGGCTGTGCAGTTCCAGCAATAATAATTCCTCGTTTACATTGCTGCCATTCTTGAATTGTAGTGCTGGGTATCTCCCCAGTCCCCCTTAATAAGGAGGGTAGCCCGCCCGATGCAATTCCAGCAAAGAAATCTTCTGGCTGAAACTGCAATTTGAGGCTTTCGGTGTCGAGTTGGGGAATTGGAGCGAGTGGGTCGCGGAAGGGGATGTTAAGATGAACGCATCCTGGGGTAGGAAATAGCGATCGCTCCCAAGCATAAATCATCGTTTGGCGCAGATAACCCAGCATCCCCATTTCCAGAGAAGGTAGCGCTAACTCTGCTTGCCAGTTAGGATAATTGCCATACAATTTCACCTGATCTATTGTCTGCCCAGAGTGACAATCTCGCAATTCTGGAGGACGATCTGCTGTTAAAACTACAAGCGGGATTCGGCTTTCCTTTGCTTCAATTACAGCGGGATAAAAGTTAGCGCCAGCGGTTCCAGAAGTGCAAACTAAAGCTACAGGAATCCCAGTTCTTTTAGCAATTCCCAAGGCAAAGAATGCGGCAGAACGTTCATCTAAAATTGGAATTGCTTCTACTTCATTTTGTTGGGTAAAAGCAACGGTTAACGGTGTGGAACGCGAACCAGGGCAAATAATAGCTGTAGCTAATCTTAGCCGTTTTAAGGTTTCGGTTAGGATTGAAGCCCAGACGGAATTGGTGTTATTAAAGTTAATTGACATTTCTAACTATCAAGACTGAAAATCTTAGCTTATAGTAATAGTATGTTAAATGGAAAGAATTATTAGGAATTTTATGGTTCTTGAAGCCGTTATGCTAAATGTGAAAGATGGATATGAAAGTGATTTTGAAATTGCTTTTAAAAAAGCATCAGTAATTATCTCGTCTATGAATGGATATTTATCCCATGAACTCCACAGATGTATTGAAGTTAAAGGAAAATATTTATTACTGGTTAATTGGAAGACCTTAGAGGATCATACAATCGGATTTAGAGCTTCTACTGAATATCAGGAGTGGAAAAGACTTCTTCACCATTTTTACGATCCATTTCCAATTGTTGAACATTTTGAAAAAGTTGAACTTAAGCATTAA from Funiculus sociatus GB2-C1 encodes:
- a CDS encoding heme o synthase, which encodes MVGADVSRKHQNFLQVIHSYYQLTKPRIIPLLLITTAAGMWMASDGRVDPFLLLVTLTGGTLAAASAQTLNCIYDRDIDYAMERTRRRPIPSRRVQSSHALLFAIVLGCLSFTLLAVCANLLSALLAMSGIVFYMAIYTHLLKRHTAQNIVIGGAAGAIPALVGWAAVTGSLSWAAWLLFAIVFVWTPPHFWALALMIRDDYAKVGIPMLPVVAGEVATTRQIWIYTLIMVPMTLLLVYPLGASGVVYGIIAAILGSVFIKKAWALLQEPENKQLARSLFKFSILYMMLLCTGIVIDSLPKTHQLTALVAKNIQTLISAIAF
- a CDS encoding DUF6888 family protein; this encodes MYLPIYIIRIDEPTGGVFFLAGEETEILINRNGLWKLL
- a CDS encoding DUF6887 family protein, producing the protein MIKPNFEAMSRKELLGYIREHRDDDEAFRIYMDRVTAESTTEWYPAPQSIDDLKNFPELLEKHRRERKENQ
- the menD gene encoding 2-succinyl-5-enolpyruvyl-6-hydroxy-3-cyclohexene-1-carboxylic-acid synthase: MSINFNNTNSVWASILTETLKRLRLATAIICPGSRSTPLTVAFTQQNEVEAIPILDERSAAFFALGIAKRTGIPVALVCTSGTAGANFYPAVIEAKESRIPLVVLTADRPPELRDCHSGQTIDQVKLYGNYPNWQAELALPSLEMGMLGYLRQTMIYAWERSLFPTPGCVHLNIPFRDPLAPIPQLDTESLKLQFQPEDFFAGIASGGLPSLLRGTGEIPSTTIQEWQQCKRGIIIAGTAQPRFPKEYCNAVLKLSQALKFPVLAEALSPLRNYAQLNSSLISTYDLILRNQQSAKELIPKMVIQIGELPTSKELRNWLDNTKIQRWIIDPSDHNLDPLHGKTTHLRTSVESLVETQFIASLPTEYLHLWCEAEAKVRQNIDETMANMETLFEGKTAWLLSQFLPQKTPIFISNSMPVRDAEFFWKPNNSGIQPFFNRGANGIDGTLSTALGIAHQNQSSVMLTGDLALLHDTNGFLLRNKFIGHLTIILINNNGGGIFEMLPISKFEPPFEEFFATPQDINFARLCATYNVEHEVITSWEHLKQRLNPLPSKGIRVLELRTNRKLDAKWRQENLSKFARE
- a CDS encoding antibiotic biosynthesis monooxygenase family protein; its protein translation is MVLEAVMLNVKDGYESDFEIAFKKASVIISSMNGYLSHELHRCIEVKGKYLLLVNWKTLEDHTIGFRASTEYQEWKRLLHHFYDPFPIVEHFEKVELKH